GGATTCTTTCAAGATTTTAACCCGAGGTAAGAAACCCTGTTTTCGAATGAAACGGAAGGTAAGCTCGGTGTGGCTAGCTAGCTGCTTCACACAGGAACAGCTGCTCAAGTACGACTAGGCCTAACTTACAAGCTGACTCTCGTGTTAAATAAACCCTCTGGTTAACGCATCTTTCCTCCCGTTTGGCTTGTGGTTAGCTACGTGATAGCTGGCAATTAAAACAACGGGAATATAGCAGCATTTAGTAGTGAGGCACTGCAAATACTCCCTGCTAACCACCTGTAACTGCCGACGTACGCTGTGGCTGGAAGATGAGTTAGTTAGGGTTATGGTAATCTTGTTCTAGGAGGACGTAACGCTCACTTTATCGGCGACATTCAGCTGATCAGCGATCGGCACTTGCTCCACATTCCCTCTATACTGTTTTGCTTCCTTGGATATGTTGGATACAACTTAAGTAGATGCTAGCGCTGTTTATACGTTCGGCTACAAAGCCACCGCTGTGTATTTAATTATGGgttttctaataataataaattaacaaAACACAATACATTTGTTTCAAATTTCCTCTTTTAAATGGCCACGGAGGAGTCTTGACTGCTTAGGGCTTCCCTTTCGGCACCCACGCACATGGTGTCCTCTGCCCGAAACCCGCAGCGATGGCTGCTTTCACCCCCCCTTCGTATATTTTACCCGGATTGTTATTTGCTAGCATGTAAACTCGTTTTCAGGCAGAAGGGACGAAGGGGCTACAGGCACGCCTTCGGTTGATTTGTTATAAATCCGACGTGTTTAATCTTGGTTGCATTTCGTTGTTTTGTGGGAATTGGGGAGCAAACTCTGATTCTGTGTGAGAGCCAGCAAGGCTGCAGTGTTTGAGTGGGTGTGACTGACTAGCCTTTTCAAGTAGAAGTGTCCGTGTATATTCGGCGAGACGGTTCTTCCTGTGTAAACAGGTATGTTTTCACTGCTAAATTCCGAAGCTGGAAATGGTCTCAGTATGTTTAACCAGCTCTTGCTGTAACATTCAGAAAATTTAGGTGAAGAGATGCCAAATATAAAGACCTGTTTCGGATAACAAAATGAAATTGTTACATTCCTATTAGCACCTGTACAGCTGTCTGAGGAGTAATGTGTTTtgatgtgttttgtttttctttccctcAGTAAATTTCTCATATACGCATGCCTCCTGCTGTTCTCCGTCTTGTTGTCTTTGCGCTTGGATGGGGTTATCCAATGGAGCTACTGGCTGGTGTTCACACCAGTCTGGCTGTGGAAGCTCATGGTCATTGTTGGTGCCTCTGTAGGAACTGGTGTCTGGGCCCACAACCCTCAGTACAGGTGAGTTCTGGGTGGATCTTAAGAGCATGAAAGTTTTGCTCAGTCACTTGTTGCTAAAGACCATGAGAATGTTACCTATTCTTTTTGCATGTTTTAGGGTTGTTAATTTTGGCTGAATATTTGCAACTTGAATAACTGTTCATTCAATACTAGGGGCATATGACGATATATcagacaaaataaaaacatctatcaTTTCATAGTCTGCTCTATCATTTGTTTTGTGGTGTCGCAAAACAAGCTCTTTACAGCAACATTTTTTCATCATTTGGATGAGTTTTGCAAGGTTACCTGCTACCACATGGGATGTGGCACGTTTATGGAAGTTTTTTATTggactttatttattttaacccACAGAAGTCAATCCACAAATATGTACCATGACCTACAATCATTTAACTGtccacaaatatgtatttttatatttgtgtTGTGTAAAATCACATCCACAAAAACAGCATTTTTTACACGTGAcgtgttttgtacatttgtggATCACTTCTTGTCCTGTCCTAATCACATTACATTTGTGACTTCCCTCCTACTGATTTGTGGATTTTTGCCCATTTCATACCAATAATAGGTCTGTGtgggaatgtttttttttttttttttttttttttaagtagttTTCTGTTCACTCGCAATAGCTTTGCCATCCCACTACACTTGCCCATTTGCTGTTTTCTGCAATCAGATGTCATGGTTAAACCTAAACAATATACACATGTCATGTAAAGtttgctttaagcattaaactatggGGGACAATGTACACCATGTAACTACTATTATGTATTTTAtacgtatttattaataatCGCACCACCAGTGACTTTAAGCACAACAGCTGGGCTATTGAACGTGAAGTGCAAAAACCAAAATATATCACAAAGATATTACAGCCAGAAAACTGCATATAAAGTTAACCGTACCACATTGTTTAAGCTTTAAACTTGAACTCGATGTCTGGAATATTTCAATAGAGATCTGCATATCCCCACATACATCATCAAGTGAGAATACCAGGGAGGTATACCCAAAATTGTGTTCGGGTTAAAACCTTAACTATGACATTATACATTATAGTGTCTATAATTAGGTATAATACTTAGTTGTGTGTTTTGTTATGAATGTCTCtatactttcatttttgttttataatgtgTCTAATGGGTGTCTGTAACTAAGAAATTTGTTATTGTCACTGTTATTGAGCGTGATGGGGGTTAATTTTGGACATTGATTTTGAATGAATTGGAAGCTCACAGTTTTTCTGAACGTGTTAAGGCAGTGGAAACTTAgtaatataatacatttttggATATTATTTTCGATTTGCTTCGATGTAAGCATTGCAGATTCTTGAcattctttcaaccagcttGCAGATGTAGCCCCCTgcaatgcttctccaacagtctAGAAGGAATTCTGGGAACAAGTTGTATACTATGCTGTTATTCCTTGAAGATTTAGGTCAGGAAGGTCATGGGGGCCAGGTCGTCAGTCGGAATACTTCATCTCTCTCCTTGTTCAGAAGATAAAACTATACTTACACAAACTTGAGGTGTGCTTAAGGTTGTTACAGAACCATTATTTGCAAGGATTCTTAAAACATCTATATATACATTCCCCTctgcaattattggcacccatgGTAGGTAAAAAGTTGTGAAATAAATCACCTTTTGGTGAATTAGCTTaattccaaacaggaaaaaaaaaactgaaagagAAATTCAGACTAGTTGAACTAAAGTTTTTCAGCGAGGGGGGGAAATCCCtcagaaaaaaaaggaaaatacaaAATGACTTGTCCCaggattattggcacccctgcatcgACTGCTTTATACAACCTCCCTTAGCTAGTAAGACAGCTTGAGTCTTCTCCCATAACTGTATATATCTTCTAAGGTTGGTTTAGAGCAGGTGAGACCATTTccctttacagaatctctccagatcatgCTGGGTCCTGTTCTGTGTACTCTTGTCTTCAGCTTAGGTCAAGGGACTGAGATGACCACGGTAGAACAAAACTTTCAAATGTAGCACTGAAAAGTTTTCTTTTTACATGATTACTTTCCCAAAGCAGCTCATCCAGCCAGATTGCCGAAAATATACAGTTTGGTATTTACTCGCTAAATTTTATTTAGGCATAACATTTAAAACAGGCAAAAATCCTTCACTCTCCAGGTTTGATAAAGCATTCTACAAGACCTCAAAGTCAATTGCTGATTCCACAGTGGTTTCAATAGTGAAAGACAAATGACATTCATTAggagtgtccaaacttttgactggtactgtatttgTTGTATTAATGCACAGGCTACTACAGAGCTCTGTATGAAGTTGTTTAAGAATATTGGTAACTTTCTTTCATTGCTTGTAACAGTTGTTTTTCTCTCCCTTATGTATATGACACGTGATTGGTATTCACAGGGCTGAAGGTGAGACATGTGTGGAGTTCAAAGCCATGCTGATAGCTGTGGGCATCCATTTGCTCCTGCTGATGTTCGAGGTGCTGGTGTGCGATCGCATCATGAGGGGGACGCACTTCTGGCTGCTGGTCTTCATGCCCCTCTTCTTCGTGTCACCGGTGTCTGTGGCTGCCTGCGTCTGGGGCTTCCGTCATGACCGCTCGCTGGAGGTCAGGCTCCGCCCACAGCACCACCTGACTCTTTTCTGACCTTTTGGTGCTGATCATCACATGCCTCTACTGCCTTAAATAATCCCACTCTCAATGAGTTTTGAAGTCTCATTTCTCCCGTAATATGTGTGGACGTGTTCTGGCTTCCTTCATGTAAGACTATTTGAATACAAGACAGAAACTGAAAACTTGTTTTTGTGAGCATTTTATGTATGCTGCTTTGAATTGTATCCGTATGAAGATGTTATTGTAGTTCAGAGGAATTGAGGATATGTACGTACTGTgcgaaagtcttaggcagtcaaagaaatgcATTAATTATCTTTATCTTAATTTTATACCAAGGTATTAAGACTGTCACAGTTTAATAGCTTAATCATTTGAAAAccaccagtatttgcagcaaccatccaatacacccaaCTGTTTTGATTCAACCATAGCACACCTTATATGGATAATTAATACCTCGTTGACTTTTTTTAGCTAGCTAGGTAAGTGAATTGGTGGTGACATTTAACAGACACATGGAACGTTTGGGGTGAAGTTTGTGATCCGAATCAGTATACTTTTATCCAGCCATTCAGCATGGTATCAATAACTTGGTATTGAGAGAGAGTTTTGTACCGATAAAAACAAATGTATGTCTTATAAGCACCCAGCTgagtataattattttaaaaagtgtttGTTGAAAtgtctttcattttcttttactTTCTGCCCCTATCCGTACCCCCAAGCTTGAGATCCTGTGCTCCGTCAATATCCTCCAGTTCATCTTCATTGCCTTAAGGTTGGACAAGATCATCACTTGGCCGTGGCTGGTAAGAGCTTGAAGAGCAAACCTTTCCCACTCAGGAAAGCGACAACATTGCTACCTTAAAATAGCACACTGCCAACTGCATTTGAATCCTTTTGGTCATGTTTATTTGAAGTGAACTGTAGGAACCCAGAAAAAGGAGTCCTCTTCTTTGAAGGGCTAATGTAGCCTTATTAGATATGTAATTCTGATACTTTTAACCACTGCCTGCGTTCACATTAACATTGAGAATGGCAGCAGTCAAGCAAAAGCATCACTGGCATTCCTTTCCTTTTGGTTTTTCTGGGAGCAGTGCACTAAAGCAGAGTTAACACAATCACATAGTGTCAGTGTTTCCATTTGGTAACATATCCCTGCAGCGGCCCACAACGCCAAAATCTTTTGCTacgattgcaaaaaaaataaagaactgATCTGATTCCCGCCCCACCTGCTGTGCTCGCATTATGGAATTCAGTTGGTTAAGAGCACTAATAAAGCTCTAATGACATCAGCTTATTTAGCTATTTCCTAAGGAAAATAAAAATAGTCGAAGTAGCTAAACAGAGCAGACATTTAGTTTGGTGGGGCGTCTTTCTTCTTGCACTCTCATACCCcatccacacacaaacactgaaacCTGCTTATGGCTGTTTTACCGTTATTGTTTGGTGTTAGAATGGGAGCAAAGCAGTAAAGTCTACCTGTTATTCTATCCCCTGGTGACCTAGTAACAGTAGGGAGGAATCACACATCAGGGGAGACTCACAACAAAATCGCTAAGTTTGACTCACGTTGACAGTTAAGTTATTGTTACGTTGTTGAGTGAAGCACTGAAGACGGGCCAAGTGTTGAAGATATTAGCAACTGCTTAAAAAAAGTCATGAACGTCATTGGAAAAATAACTAACTCATTTAAAGGGGTCTTATTGTGCTTTTCTGGTTTTTCCCTTTCCGTTGCCATGTTGTTTAGTTTTATGTGCATGTAAATGGTCTGCAAAGTCTTAAGGCCTAAAGTAACATTCACCACCGAAACCACTCTTCTCTAATCTCTGGAAGGCCTCCTTGGAATTCCAACCCTTTCTTCTGAGACATGAGGTCACCTAGCATAATCCTAATGCCTACTAAAAACTCATTTTTCTCATACTGTACGTTGCTATTCATTGTGCCCCATCCTGCACATTTCAGACAGAATGAACAGAGATGTACAGTATGAGAAGAATAATGTGTTTTTGGAACATTAAAGCATGCATTTATTCTGGTAGATCccgaaaatataattatgaagTGAAAATCAGCATAACAGGGCCACTATAATTCAATTAATTattaacaccccccccacacacatacacacacacaccgagaaACCCCTTGATCCACAGGAAACACTGTCGAGAGAAATATGGTGCAGGTTTgattatttgattattttttttctatacCTGATTAGACCAAACAGAAATAATCCAACATATTCTCCGTGTAGCTTTTTAAACTTTCTTTTTATGACAAATTTCTACTGTTGTAAAGGTGGTGTGCGTGCCGCTGTGGATCTTGATGTCCTTCTTGTGCTTGGTGGTACTCTACTACATTGTCTGGTCCGTGCTCTTCCTGCGCTCTATGGACGTCATTGCCGAGCAGCGGCGGACCCACATCACCATGGCAATCAGCTGGATGACTATCGTCGTGCCCCTGCTGACCTTTGAGGTGCGACACCTTTGCTTCGCTAGCTTACTGGGAGAAGTCAGATGGAATGGAGGGGGGCAGTGTGAGGGTATGGGATAAGCCTGTGATTATATGGTCTCCGGTTCGAGCCCGGCCTCAGCAGAATGGTCATGTCAGGAGGCCCTTGAGTAAAACCCTTAACtctcagctccctgggcactgcaGGGTGTCTGCTTATTCACTGTggcccccaagcttgctctcctCTGTACGAAGAGCAAGAAGTGGCAGagcgaaaagagaatttccttaaatTAATAAATGATCACTATTCTGTTTCATTCTCTGTTTCAAAATGGCAACCAGAAGTTCATTATTCCTTACTGCCCAACCCCAGATCCTCTTGGTGCACAGACTGGATGGCCACAACGACTTCAGCTACGTCCCTGTGTTTGTACCTTTGTGGGTGTCCCTGGTGACATTAATGGCCACCACCTTCGGGCAGAAAGGAGGGAATCACTGTAAGTTTGTTTGAAGGGCATCTGACCTTTGCAGTCATACTTAAGCATGACTGGTTGTTAGTGGTTACCTTGTTTTGTTTAGTGTAATTGAGCTGGACTCCCCTCTGTCACAGGGTGGTTCGGTATCCGCAAGGACTTCTGCCAGTTCCTGCTGGAGCTTTTCCCATTCCTGCGTGAATATGGCAACATTTCCTATGAGTTGCACCATGAAGATTCGGAGGCCTCTGAGGAGGCGCCCGCACCTGAACCACCTAAAATAGCCCCCATATTCCGCAAGAAGACCGGCACGGTGATCACACAGAGTCCGGGGAAGTACTTTGTCCCTCCCCCGAAACTGTGCATAGACATGCCTGACTAGATGGCTGTTaactgtatttttattttgcgAGATGGAATGTAACCACGGACCTTGTACATGTTACTGTAGCCAGACTCCCACCATGGTCCCGTGCTCACTACAGAATCGTGAAACCGGCCTTTTAGTGCGACAGGCCCTGGGTCACAGAGAAGGAAAATCAAGGTGCTGCGTGGATGTATCCTGCCACCCTGCCACTTGTCTCAGAatctctttttcttttaaaggGAAAGGCTGAAGTGGTGGGGTTGGTTATGTGTCACCGTCTTTGTTTCTATTTATCATTCTCCGCGCGGGTAGCCAGTGATGGCTTTGGGTGTTGCTAAGGCCCTAACTAATGGTAAAGTCCAGTTGGTGTCTGGTTGCTGTCTGTCTATATGGAGTGAATTATCACTGGTGAAATTGAAAGTAGAATGTTCTGTTGGCCTTTTTTCACACTGTAATTAGTAATGGCTTGGTTTTCAGTTTTAtagcagtttttgctcattagtgATGGTTGTTCGTGAAACTTTTTTTTGTCTAAAGTGTACCAAACTTCAGCTTCAGTGTTTTTGTTTAGATTTTAGACCCTGACAATGAGGTTGAGTGTAACAAGTGTTTTCCTCTCCATCCTCATATGAACTGGGGAGTGAAAGAGCACTTACTCTACCATCAGATTGGTAATGTATGGAGTCAAGTTGGCTAGTTTGGGCCGTGTTTCATGTGTGAAATTCATTTATGACAATCATTACTAGACTCATATTTTCAGCCTTATGAAATAGTTTACTGGGATACTGTTCTGTTAACGCATGCTGGTTTTTGGGGAAATTTATATCTAATGGAAGCACAATCTGCATTCAGTGTGAATCACCTACTATACTGCTGAGCTGGAAATCCCAACGTTATCCTTGTATGCATGTATGGTTTAGTCATTCTTCAGCAGTAGTACTTTCAGAATACTGATGCACTCTTGATGTTCCGTTGGACAATACCTACACCTTCTATGCGAAGCCCCACAGCTGTGAGGTGAATGATGCGCTGAGGTCACCAGGGCTATTTGTGTGTAAATGTTCTACCTGTAGAGATTTACTCTCAGAATTAGCAGCGCAAACAAGCATGATCACATGGGCACATTTTCCAGAAGAACATTTGAGACGTGTGGAAAGCCGTGTGGCCAAAGCCCCATTGTCTCGGACATTGGAGATTGGTGTACTGTGGCAGACCCTCTCAGCCGGCCTGAGAGATGTAgaggtgtgtgtgcgcgcgcatgtACAGATGTGCTATTATTTGGTTTggaccaatttttatgctgcatTTCCAGATTTTTAAGTTTCTTATTTACGATGTACAGCCTGTATGTAGGAAACTTATACTTCTGTGGTTCGATATGacaaaatataaatgtatattgtAAATAGGACATGTTTTATGTTTAAGTCTGTTTCAGATATTCTAACTAATAACAATAAATGATAATGCCTACCCAttcattatgttgtattctgaaTTTTGGTATAATCAGAATTTTTAAATGGTTTTAAATTCACGTTTATCACAGCAGTACTCGCAAAAAAACAAGTTTTCTAGTCAGGC
This DNA window, taken from Brienomyrus brachyistius isolate T26 unplaced genomic scaffold, BBRACH_0.4 scaffold69, whole genome shotgun sequence, encodes the following:
- the tmem185 gene encoding transmembrane protein 185-like, with product MNLRGFFQDFNPSKFLIYACLLLFSVLLSLRLDGVIQWSYWLVFTPVWLWKLMVIVGASVGTGVWAHNPQYRAEGETCVEFKAMLIAVGIHLLLLMFEVLVCDRIMRGTHFWLLVFMPLFFVSPVSVAACVWGFRHDRSLELEILCSVNILQFIFIALRLDKIITWPWLVVCVPLWILMSFLCLVVLYYIVWSVLFLRSMDVIAEQRRTHITMAISWMTIVVPLLTFEILLVHRLDGHNDFSYVPVFVPLWVSLVTLMATTFGQKGGNHWWFGIRKDFCQFLLELFPFLREYGNISYELHHEDSEASEEAPAPEPPKIAPIFRKKTGTVITQSPGKYFVPPPKLCIDMPD